The genomic region TGACAGTGCAAGTAATATCGAGATTTGCTTAAATAATGAAACTCAAGTAGATTTCATTATCAAGCGAAACCTTCGTAAAGAAACCCCTGAAGGGTGGCTGCTATTGGCAAGAAATAATAAAGATATTTACTGCCAGGAACGTGAAGGTAAAAAAGTCTACTATGGTTCCATGATGAAATACAAAAAAGAACTAAAAAGAGAAATCAGGGTAGTTTATAAAATTACCGAAGAACATCGGATAAAAACGGCCAAATCTTTCTTATACCGCAGGTGGAAGCAGAAACATATTGGACATCACTGCCAGATCCACCGCATGTAATCGAAAGACTATACCACGAACATGGTACCAGCGAGCATTTTCACAGTGAAATCAAGACAGACCTAGATTTAGAAAGACTACCATCTGGCAAATTTGATACTAACAACCTAGTGCTACATTTTGGAGTGGTGGCCTACAACCTGTTAAGGATGATAGGGCAATCAACAACCAGGATGCAGTATGTGCCCCTACGTAAGCAGGCAGAACGCCGCAGGATTAAAACGGTGATTCAGAACCTAATCACATTAGCTTCTAGGTTAGTGTCACATGCAAGAAAGAAAAAATTACAGTTTGGTAAACACAGCCCTTGGTTTGAAACATTTAAACAAGTCTACTCTGTGTGTTTAGCAAGATAAAGTTATTTACAAAAGAATCATACTGAATCTGCACCTAAAGAGGGGCTTAGATTGTTATTGCCAATTTTAGGCTAATACCAACGTGGTGTCACCTTTGTTAAAGTCAACAATCTTAAAAATAAAGATTTTACCATAAACTAATGATCTGAAGGGCTGCCTGTAAGTAATTCACGGATTCAGGGAAGTTGTTTTATTTGTATGTTTGTTCGTATATTTTTTATGTATGTTTGCAGGATATAAATTAAGAAAACAGAAGTATCTATTATTTAAATGTTGAAATATGTTCTTCAAAAACAATTTGGCAAAAAGGCACTGGTAGCTGGTAATAAGCCATATTGGGGAAATAGCAATATTTTTGCTAATATTAATTATTTATGGATTACTCGATACAGGAGGTGAGTATATGACTTACCAAGAACAACCCAGAAATCCACCAAATATTTAGAGTACACAGATAATACCGTTCTCGGGTATAAAGATGGTACACTAAATGGTTGGGTAACTGTAACCTTGTCTGGCGAAAAATATTATCTTTTAAGTTATAGTAGCACCCTTAGTAGGTAAGATAAAAAATGAATAAATATATTTTTAACTTCTTATCGCTAATAACCCTATGCTTATTAATATGGGGATTTTACGTTACAATTTCTTATCATACTAATGGTTATAGAATAGGGGTATCTACTATTCTTTGCTCACTAACCTCTTTCATATCATTTAGATTATCAATAAAATACGATAATCTTTTAGAAAAGTTATTCTTTGTAACTGGCTTAATATTTCTATCCCTTACAATTTTAATTGTGCTGCCTGTCTATTTAGGTACAAGTAAATGACGTTACGAAAAAACTAACCGGGGAATTAACCCCGGTTATTTTATTTCAGTATCATTGAACTTTCCAAACTTTAAGTAACGCTTCGTAAGCTTGCCTGTATTTGTCAACTCAAAATTCCCCCTTGTGGGCTGATTATTGCCATAGAATAGAGCTGGTTTTGTCAACACAAAAGTTGACGGTTCATTGTAAAATTAAATGCTGCTGAAGCGTATTAGAAATACATCACCGTTAATATCCCGGCCGTTAATTTTAACCGTGGCAGGAGTCCAATCACATTGGGCACGGCCAACCGGATCATGTTCCAGGGGAACATATGTCTCGACACGTTCGATATTCAGTTGTTGCTTAATTTCCCTGACCCAGCCTCGGACGGTTGAATCACAGCCGGTAAAGCCTTTCTATTCTTGAAGGCGTTCAAAGATACGGCTGGCGGTGTAACGTTGTTTGGGTGGAGCATTAAGGTTTTCAACTAGCCATTCGCGGATAATTGGTAAAAACTGTTCCTTAAGCGGTGCGGGTGGGGAAACTTTTCGTTTGTAACGTGTGACCTCTTCCACAGAACCATAAAGTATTTTGCGGATGGTCTGCCGGGCAAGACCAGTTTCCCTAGAAATTTGTCTTATTGATTTGCGTTCCTTGATGTGAAGATCTTTGATATACTTATAAGTGTCCACCTTGATCATCCTTTTCTACCTGCCTTTGCTGTTGTCTTGTCAACTCCAGCATAGCAGGTTTGATGGTCAGGGTGGTCAACTTTTTCTTTAGCATTTTCCTTTCTAGTAGTCAATTTTTATTCTAGCAAATACACCAAGTCACGATTGCTTCTTAAAACACTCTTATACAATTTAGATAAATAACTAATTATCAGGCCATATTGATGGCCTCGGGCATTTTATTGCCTTAAAACAGGAAGATATTCAATAAAGGTTCATTGGCCCCGATTTATGATAAACTTATTGATTTTACATTTTCGTAAAAAAACTAATTACGTCCTCAACTTTTTCCCAAAATCCGATGCATAAGAGAAGCCGCAGGTCAAAAACGCCGTTTAGCGCCTCCTGCGGCCTTTTCTACTTCAGCTTTCTAAAAATCTCACCGTTACTTATGATACGGTTCTCTGTAACGCCCTAACAATAATTTTAGCACTATTCCTTAAAAAAGATAATTTCACTTTCCGGTTTGCGAGGGGTAAGTGGCAATTCTTTTGCCGGGTAACCAACGATGATAGCTGCGGTAATAACTTCTGTTTCAGATAGATTAAAGTATGACTTGATTTCGGCATACTTTTGATCGTTGACAGCGACCAATTCATTGTCTACTTCACCAACAATGCATGCACCCAATCCTAGATGCATCGCTTCTAAAATCATAAATCCATAAGCTATACCCATATTTTCAAATGTGCGGGACATAATAGATGCCGGCTTTATGGACAACGACTGGGCTAACTCGTGGTTAAGGTATCTTTTCTCAATCTCTTCATCTGTCATAGCAATTCCTGCAGCTCCCATCAACTCCTTTAACCGTTCTAATTGGTGAGCCTTGACCCAGGATTGCAATGTTCCCACACAAAGGATGACGGCTGGGGCTTTTTTAATCAATACTCCCATGGTGAAAACCTCTGCTAGCTTAGCACGATCTTTTTCTTCGGTAATCGCAATAAATTTCCAGGGTTGAATATTTTTCCACGATGGAGCTCTACGCCCCGCTTGCATTATGCTTAATAACTTGTCCTTTGTAACAGGCTCTGAAGTAAACTTTCTTACACTTTTCCATTCGGAAATCTCTTTAAGCAAACTACCACACCCCTCATAATATGATATTTTTCTTAAGCCTACTGGACGGATCTTTAATATTTACATTGCTTAATATCCTAATAAATAAATCTAATTCTATTACTATCCGTTCGTTTGCCTGCTGAAGGCAGTTATTTGCATGAGATAGTTTCTATAGAGAGGTTCGTTTAAAAGTCTTGGCTAAGACTTCTTCATCAAAGTTTTGGATACCATGTTCTAACACTTTTAACATTTTATCCTTATCTCTGGGCAGGATACCTGATACCGGAATCACATTGGTCGGATGCACACCGTAAAAAGGCACATTTTCTAATTCAATGCTTTCAATTAATGTTTTTTCTTCTATATAAATTTTCTATTTCTGGAGCTTCCACAAAGGTTCCTGCCTTAACTTCTTCATACAATTTTGTTCCTTCAAAAACCCCCAAAGTACCAACCCATACAATCTTTGGCTTGGTTACATTAAGGAATTCTGCCGTTGCCTTAGCATTTTCTATTCCCTTTCCTTTTCCTGCTACGCCCAGCATAAGTAGGGCTATATGGTTTATGTTTGCTTCATTTAATCTTTGCAATTGTTCGGTAGCTTCTTTAACAGTATGTCCTTTCTGGATGTGGGCCAACACCTCATCGCAACCTGATTCTATTCCTACGTATAAATCATTTATTCCTAATACCCTCAATTCCTCTAATTCTTTATCGGTTTTAGATTTAATATTCTGTATTGAAGCATACATGGTTATTGTATTGCATTCGGGAAAATACTCTCTTATCTTAACTGCTATCGCTTTTAAGTAGTCTGCTTTAAGAACAAAGGCATCCCCATTTAGCAAAAATATTCTTTCAGCTCTTTTAATATACTCTCTTGCTTCCTTTAAATCTTCTTCTATTTGTTCTAAACTTTCTATCCTGAAACTCACATCTTTATACATATTACAATAGGTACAATTATTATGAGCACAACCTACGGTAACTTGCAAGAGAAGTGAACTTGCTTCAATTGGTGGTCTATAAGTTATACCGTCGTAATGCATATCTCATACCTCTTTCTTTATACGATTAATCGGTTTTTTCCGATATGTTAATATTATTGTTTTGTTTCACTATTGTCAAGCATTCATTTTTTTCCTGCTTTTTAGCTCCTTATCCTATGAGTACTGAGCTGAGTCACGGAAAATCTTGAGTATAATTGACATATTTTAAAAAAACTAATAAAATTAAAATATGGAACCGGTAAAAATTTTTAAAGCATTAGCAAATGAAACACGTTTAAATATATTGCACTGGTTGAAAGACCCTGGTACCCACTTCCCGCCACAAAGCCATGCCCTTGTCACAAATGATTTCTCCAGAGGGGTCTGTGTGGGAAGCATTCGTGATAAAACCGGCTTATCTCAATCTACCATCTCTGAGTTTCTGTCATTGCTTCAACAAGCAGGCTTGCTGGAAGCTAAGCGAATCGGTCAATGGACCTATTTTCGCAGGAACGAGAAAGCGATTGAGGAACTAATAAAATGGATGGCAAAGACATTATAAAGGTAAAAGACCATCTAAAAGGGAAAATATTTACTCTTTTAGATGGTCTTTTACCTTTATATTCAGAAATAAGGAGATATTTAGCGCTACTGGTGTTATGGGACAATTCTCTTACCCCAGTATGGCGCCACCCCTGTTGTCGTACCTTTTTAGGGTACTCTTTTCCTCTAAAACCTTTTGTATAACCAAAAAACAAAAATAATTGGAGTAGATGCAACATAAATAGCAATTTTATGAGATGTTTAACTTCTCATACTTGACATTCCTTCTAAATTCATACTGTTCTTTAAGGAGGAGAGTTTCCTTGTTGGCAGAAAAATTTGATGTTTTCTTGTTTGATTTGGATGGAGTTATCTACATCGGAGGTAAATTGCTGCCCGGTGTTAAAGAAACCCTGGCACAACTGCGCAGGCTAAATAAACGGATCTATTTCTTAACCAATGACCCCATCCCCACACGACGGCAATTCGTAGAACGACTACAAGGCCTTGGGATAGAAGCGCACCTGGACGAAATAATCTCCAGCGGTTGGGCCACAGCCAAAACCCTCCGCCTAATGGAGATCAACTCTGTCTATGTTTTGGGGAGCGACGGTCTAAAAACGGAGATCCGGGGATTTGGGATAGATGTGGTGGAAAAGAGTGACTGCCAGGCGGTGGTTGTGGGTCATGATGATCAACTTTCCTATGGCCATATCCGTCAAGCCATTCAACTGATTCACCGGGGAGCCAAATTTATTGCCACCAACGTCGACGCAACCTTCCCCGGACCCGAAGGCCCCTGCCCCGGTACCGGTGCCATTGTTAGCGCTGTTCAGACCTCCTCCGGTAGACGTCCAGTCATCATTGGAAAACCCTATCCCCCAATGTTTCGTACGGTCCTTGATCATCTGGACCCCCACCTCCGGGTGGCCATGGTGGGGGACAACCCCTACACTGATATCTTAGGAGCCCACCAGCAGGGGATCACGGCAATTCTCCGCTCGGACAAGGCAGTGGATTTCCCTTCCCCCAAGGATTTCCGCATTCCGGATGCCAGAATCACAAACCTCAAGGAACTTTTTACCCCTGCGATAACGGCTCGTCCCTGGGGCAAGCCCCCCTATGCCTGGCCGGAAACTGTTGAGCCTGCTGTGGCGGCCGTGGTTTTTGACGGAGATGGCAGGATTCTTTTGATTAAACGAGTTGACTTTGATGTGTGGGGCTTGCCCACCGGACACATCGAACCCGGGGAGACCGTGCAGGAAGCCGTTATCCGGGAAGTCTACGAAGAAACCGGGTTACGGGTAAAAGTAAGCCGGTACATCGGGGTCTACTCGGACCCGATGTACCTGGTGGTGTCTCATCCTTCGGGCAAAGTGTGTCACTACATTACGTCCTGTATGGAATGCAAGATAGTTGGGGGGTACTTGCGGGCAGACTGTGTGGAGACTGCGGAGGTTGCATTCTTTGAACTGGATAACCTGCCGACCAACCTCCTAACCCTGCACGGTGAATGGCTAAGGGATGTGCTTAATCGGGACAATGCCGGGGTTTTAAGGTAGACAAGGCTATGTTCATTCCTCACCTAATCTTTCGACACATCCACCCACTGTCCGCCGGTGATATCCTTCAGTTCAGCTACTTTTAACTCTACGGCGGCATTTGTTTCCCCTGCTGCCGGAAAAACACGCTCATATGCTTGTAAGGACTTGTCTAAATAAATGGGAATCGGCTGTTTTAACCCAAAGGGGCATACCCCGCCCACGGGATGCCCTGTCACGGCCATGACCTCATCAACATCGGGCATCTTAGCCTTTGTTTGAAAAACGTCTTTAAACTTCCGGTTATCCAAACGCTTATCCCCGGCCATCACAATCATTACATAATCATCTTTAACCTTAAATAACAATGATTTGGCAATTTCCCCATGGGTTACTCCCAAGGATTCTGCTGCCTTCGCAACGGTACTTGTATCTTGAAAGGTTAATATTTCTACAGGCTTTTTCCGCTGATTGAAAAACTCTATTACAGCTTGTACCGACATAACTTCCTCCCTATTAAGATGCGTTTATCTATCTACAAACCAACTAATCCCCATTTTGCCTTAATCTTTTTAAAATGGCAAGATCGGCTGAGCGAACTCACAATAAATCAACCATTGCAACCACTAGACAAGAACAAGATCAAGTATATATAAGTCCCTTGACAAAACAACTTTTCGCTGTTACTTATGGTAGGGTTCATTTTTAATTATCCTAAAACACCGATAAACCTGCTCCAGCAAAACCAGTCGTACTATCTGATGAGGAAAGGTTAGTTTAGACAAAGACAACAACAAATCGGCTCTATCCACAATAGACGTTGCCAGACCAACTGAGCCGCCTATAATGAAGGTTATATCACTGCGACCGGTTAGGGCCAGTTCCTCTATTTTTCCGGCCAGTTCTTCTGAGGTGAACATTTTCCCCCGGGCGTCCAGAACGATGAGGAAAGTACCTGGACGCAGGCGTTTTATTAATCTGTCTGCTTCTTTTTGTTTGACTTGCTCTTCTATGGCCGGGGGGGCGTTTTCGGGGCAGGGTTCGTCCGGTACCTCTGATATTTCTACCCTGGCGTAGGGGTTTAGTCTTTTCAGGTATTCTTTAACCCCTTCCACCAGGTATTTTTCTTTTAGCCTACCTACGGCTAATATGGTGATCTTCATGTTTTTCTCCTTGACCTTGATAAATACTCATGTTTCCTCTAGAAAAAAAGCATGCCGGTGGCACGCCTTTTTTTACATTCTTCCATTTTGTCAGTTTGCCTATTCCCTGCGGATGCGAGCTCCCAGGGAGGTTAGCTTTTGTTCTATATTGGTATATCCACGGTCCACAAAGTGAACGTTACTGATTTCGGTTTCACCTTTGGCCATCAGGCCTGCAATTACCAGGGCGGCACCGGCTCTCAGGTCCGAGGCTTTTACCTGGGCCCCTTGTAATTCTGTTACTCCCTCAATAACGGCCATTCTGCCTTCAACCTTAATATTGGCGCCCATGCGCTTTAGTTCATCGGCAACCCGGAAACGGTTTTCAAAGATATTTTCTACAATAATGCTGGTACCTGGCACCGTGCTGAGAAACGACATCATTTGGGACTGCATGTCAGTGGGGAAGCCGGGATAAGGCATGGTTTTAATATCAATGTTTTTCGCCTCGATACCGATTGCTTTAACGTGAACTGAATCTTCCCCTTCCAGAACCTCTACGTTGGATTCCCTGAGTTTAGCGCTAAGGGGTTCCAGGTGGCGGGGAATTACGTTCTCCAAC from Desulfotomaculum nigrificans DSM 574 harbors:
- a CDS encoding radical SAM protein, whose protein sequence is MHYDGITYRPPIEASSLLLQVTVGCAHNNCTYCNMYKDVSFRIESLEQIEEDLKEAREYIKRAERIFLLNGDAFVLKADYLKAIAVKIREYFPECNTITMYASIQNIKSKTDKELEELRVLGINDLYVGIESGCDEVLAHIQKGHTVKEATEQLQRLNEANINHIALLMLGVAGKGKGIENAKATAEFLNVTKPKIVWVGTLGVFEGTKLYEEVKAGTFVEAPEIENLYRRKNIN
- a CDS encoding ArsR/SmtB family transcription factor, which gives rise to MEPVKIFKALANETRLNILHWLKDPGTHFPPQSHALVTNDFSRGVCVGSIRDKTGLSQSTISEFLSLLQQAGLLEAKRIGQWTYFRRNEKAIEELIKWMAKTL
- the rlmH gene encoding 23S rRNA (pseudouridine(1915)-N(3))-methyltransferase RlmH — translated: MKITILAVGRLKEKYLVEGVKEYLKRLNPYARVEISEVPDEPCPENAPPAIEEQVKQKEADRLIKRLRPGTFLIVLDARGKMFTSEELAGKIEELALTGRSDITFIIGGSVGLATSIVDRADLLLSLSKLTFPHQIVRLVLLEQVYRCFRIIKNEPYHK
- a CDS encoding HAD-IIA family hydrolase — translated: MAEKFDVFLFDLDGVIYIGGKLLPGVKETLAQLRRLNKRIYFLTNDPIPTRRQFVERLQGLGIEAHLDEIISSGWATAKTLRLMEINSVYVLGSDGLKTEIRGFGIDVVEKSDCQAVVVGHDDQLSYGHIRQAIQLIHRGAKFIATNVDATFPGPEGPCPGTGAIVSAVQTSSGRRPVIIGKPYPPMFRTVLDHLDPHLRVAMVGDNPYTDILGAHQQGITAILRSDKAVDFPSPKDFRIPDARITNLKELFTPAITARPWGKPPYAWPETVEPAVAAVVFDGDGRILLIKRVDFDVWGLPTGHIEPGETVQEAVIREVYEETGLRVKVSRYIGVYSDPMYLVVSHPSGKVCHYITSCMECKIVGGYLRADCVETAEVAFFELDNLPTNLLTLHGEWLRDVLNRDNAGVLR
- a CDS encoding YbaK/EbsC family protein, yielding MSVQAVIEFFNQRKKPVEILTFQDTSTVAKAAESLGVTHGEIAKSLLFKVKDDYVMIVMAGDKRLDNRKFKDVFQTKAKMPDVDEVMAVTGHPVGGVCPFGLKQPIPIYLDKSLQAYERVFPAAGETNAAVELKVAELKDITGGQWVDVSKD
- a CDS encoding nitroreductase family protein; translation: MLKEISEWKSVRKFTSEPVTKDKLLSIMQAGRRAPSWKNIQPWKFIAITEEKDRAKLAEVFTMGVLIKKAPAVILCVGTLQSWVKAHQLERLKELMGAAGIAMTDEEIEKRYLNHELAQSLSIKPASIMSRTFENMGIAYGFMILEAMHLGLGACIVGEVDNELVAVNDQKYAEIKSYFNLSETEVITAAIIVGYPAKELPLTPRKPESEIIFFKE